One genomic segment of Humidesulfovibrio mexicanus includes these proteins:
- a CDS encoding site-specific integrase has product MEQMPKHPRLFRRGATYYHRAAIPADIADTYPKREETFSLHTKDYQEAVRRVRIAAAEVDRRFEAHRRMLAQKAKPPLKELSEHEIKRIGEVYYTYLLEEDENIRSEQFSDSERSTIVLDADSDVDEIIKNHGFRPPTFESYGEDREAIDELTRHDYARGKVNSFYMGEAEEVLTWEEISVNLDPASPSWRKVARELQAATIRAAKAIRARNEGEVVETPKTSGIRPESNSPLLSEAVKQWVEEKSRTSWVEKTKREHCAWMGYFLDSIGDRPLDTYTKSDARAYKAMLLKLPANWVKYGELQGLPFAKAAEKAQELGLEPMSESNVNKLLGFVGSFWTWATDQYDEAPVNPFRGLKIKQRKRVRDERDPFSVEELRAIFNAPIYTGCASLRSWKDPGSLVPRNSGMFWVPLISLFSGARMGEIIQLYVEDVREEDGILFFDINDNGDDKRLKTTYSKRSIPIHASILDMGFMDHVEFCRRQGHKRLFPDLAMGEDGYYSTPFSKHFSRFLKAVGIKSRKNAFHSFRHSFEDACRDSEIPKEIMDALQGHGQEGMSERYGRGYYLRKLDEAMRRLKYRDLDLSHLNVLVQKSERP; this is encoded by the coding sequence TGCTACCTACTATCACCGCGCTGCGATCCCCGCTGACATAGCCGACACCTATCCGAAGCGCGAAGAAACCTTCTCGCTGCACACAAAGGACTATCAGGAAGCGGTGAGGCGGGTTCGGATCGCTGCCGCAGAGGTCGATAGGAGGTTCGAGGCTCATCGCAGGATGCTTGCCCAAAAGGCGAAGCCTCCGCTCAAGGAACTGTCCGAGCATGAGATTAAGCGCATCGGCGAAGTCTACTACACGTATCTCCTTGAAGAGGATGAGAACATTCGCTCCGAACAGTTCTCGGATTCGGAGCGTTCCACCATCGTCCTCGATGCAGATTCGGATGTTGATGAAATCATTAAAAACCATGGATTCCGACCACCAACTTTCGAAAGCTACGGCGAGGACCGTGAAGCAATTGATGAGTTGACCCGCCACGACTATGCCCGTGGCAAGGTGAACTCGTTTTATATGGGCGAGGCCGAAGAGGTTCTGACCTGGGAAGAGATCAGCGTGAACTTAGACCCTGCCTCCCCTAGTTGGCGCAAAGTGGCTCGTGAACTCCAGGCGGCGACCATCAGGGCCGCAAAGGCCATTCGTGCTAGGAATGAAGGTGAGGTGGTCGAAACGCCTAAAACCTCGGGTATTAGGCCGGAGTCGAACTCCCCGCTGCTTTCAGAGGCCGTGAAGCAGTGGGTTGAGGAAAAGTCGAGGACAAGCTGGGTCGAAAAGACAAAGCGCGAGCATTGCGCATGGATGGGGTACTTCCTCGATTCAATCGGAGACCGCCCGCTAGATACCTACACCAAGTCAGATGCCCGAGCATACAAAGCCATGCTGCTCAAACTACCGGCCAATTGGGTCAAGTATGGAGAGCTTCAAGGCTTGCCTTTCGCGAAGGCTGCGGAGAAAGCTCAAGAGCTTGGACTTGAGCCAATGAGCGAGAGCAACGTGAACAAGTTGCTCGGGTTCGTCGGCTCGTTTTGGACTTGGGCCACAGACCAATATGATGAAGCCCCGGTAAACCCGTTTAGAGGTCTCAAGATCAAGCAACGGAAACGAGTGCGCGACGAGCGTGACCCGTTCTCCGTTGAAGAGCTTCGGGCCATCTTCAATGCCCCAATCTACACCGGGTGTGCTTCTTTAAGATCCTGGAAGGATCCTGGCAGCCTTGTGCCTCGCAATTCAGGGATGTTCTGGGTCCCACTGATCAGCCTTTTTTCGGGTGCCAGGATGGGCGAGATCATACAGCTCTATGTTGAAGATGTTCGTGAAGAGGACGGGATCTTATTCTTTGATATCAACGACAACGGTGATGATAAACGTCTCAAGACGACGTATTCGAAGCGCTCGATTCCGATTCATGCGTCCATCTTGGACATGGGGTTCATGGACCATGTGGAGTTTTGCCGTCGTCAAGGGCATAAGCGCTTGTTCCCCGATCTCGCCATGGGCGAAGATGGATATTATTCCACGCCATTCTCCAAGCACTTCAGCCGTTTTCTCAAGGCCGTTGGAATCAAGAGTCGCAAGAATGCCTTTCATAGCTTCCGGCACAGCTTCGAAGACGCCTGTCGTGACTCCGAAATTCCCAAGGAGATCATGGACGCCCTTCAAGGGCATGGTCAGGAAGGTATGTCCGAGCGCTATGGGCGGGGCTACTACTTGAGGAAACTTGATGAAGCGATGAGGCGACTGAAATACCGCGATCTCGATCTTTCGCACCTCAATGTTTTGGTGCAAAAATCTGAGAGGCCGTAG
- a CDS encoding recombinase family protein — translation MKIVAYQRVSTARQGRSGLGLEAQDRAIQEHVRSKNATLVGSFTEIESGKVDGRPELAKALHLAKVTGATLVIAKLDRLSRNAAFLLALRDSGVRFVAADMPEANDLTVGIMALVAQQEREAIAKRTREALASAKARGVRLGNPNGAAALRRAGKGNVQSIDSIKASADRHASDLAPVIASLQAEGVTSLGALARSLNERGMLTPRGGRWHKSSVSNLLLRISRIAGNSPPAQVSIAG, via the coding sequence GTGAAGATCGTCGCCTACCAACGTGTTTCTACAGCCCGCCAGGGCCGGAGTGGCCTGGGGCTGGAAGCTCAGGATCGAGCCATCCAGGAGCATGTCCGTTCTAAAAACGCCACCCTCGTCGGTTCCTTTACAGAGATCGAAAGCGGAAAGGTCGATGGGCGCCCTGAGTTGGCTAAGGCGCTTCATCTCGCCAAGGTTACCGGCGCAACGCTGGTCATCGCAAAGTTGGACAGACTCTCACGTAATGCGGCCTTCTTGCTCGCGCTCCGAGACAGTGGGGTTCGTTTCGTCGCTGCTGACATGCCTGAGGCCAACGACTTGACCGTGGGCATTATGGCCCTGGTCGCACAGCAGGAGCGTGAGGCCATCGCAAAGCGCACCAGAGAGGCCCTGGCATCCGCCAAGGCGCGTGGCGTGCGTCTGGGGAATCCCAACGGTGCAGCGGCCCTGCGGCGGGCAGGGAAGGGCAACGTGCAGAGCATTGACAGCATCAAGGCGAGTGCGGATCGCCACGCCTCAGATCTCGCGCCTGTCATCGCGTCCCTTCAGGCTGAGGGGGTTACATCGCTCGGAGCCTTGGCTCGATCCCTCAACGAACGCGGAATGCTGACACCTCGTGGCGGGCGTTGGCACAAGTCCTCGGTCTCCAATCTACTGCTGCGGATCAGCCGGATTGCGGGCAACTCTCCGCCTGCCCAAGTTTCCATTGCTGGCTGA
- a CDS encoding DEAD/DEAH box helicase, which produces MNIFDFRERLIADYSTYIKSFLTIRDPRIRQEVSEQINEGRLWPDPLIQLNPSYAPGKSVPDLVSEKLLHPEAEKIFRKGKDKGEGTPVRLYTHQEEAVRTARSGHNYVLTTGTGSGKSLSYILPIVDFVLRNGSGKGTKAIIIYPMNALANSQHGELEKFLCLGYPDGKAPVTFRRYTGQESEKDRQEIITSPPDIILTNYVMLELMLTRPRERELIKAAVGLKFLVLDELHTYRGRQGADVAMLVRRVRDRLAGAGLQCVGTSATLGGAGTFEQQRVEVAGVASKLFGADVAPEHIIGETLLRTTPYRDEADPAFVKDLAERAADPSRPFPVRYDEFVRDPLCCWIESTLGIHKEADSGRLVRATPKSVDGQDGAAALLSNLTGLGAETCSMAIKAALLGGTQCDPNPVTGFKPFAFRLHQFISRGDAVYASPEGIADRHITLNGQKYVPGNRDRVLFPVVFCRECGQEYYSVSRVKNAETRETCFEARDYSDQFTDDESLPGFLFISEDNAWPVDAAEVIERVPEDWVEEKNGKRRLKSTVKDRVPEAIRIAGSGVASKDGVDAAFVPAPFRFCLQCGVAYDARQRADSSKLSSLATGGRSTATTVLGLSTVKLLRAEEGLDDEAKKLLSFTDNRQDASLQAGHFNDFIEVSLLRSALYRAALDAGPEGISHDNLTSGVFRALALDPEEYSTLTRDASEIQLLNAGKALRNVLGYRLYNDLKRGWRVTSPNLEQCGLLEIDYPALPSICANAAAWGGCHPALSSADVATKTYICKVLLDYFRRNLAVKVDYLDSGIQESIQQQSSQYLIEPWGLDEAEQKKMEHASVLYPRGIRPKEYQGYVYLSPRGGFGQFLGRRKTFPEYAERIKQEELPGIFAELLRILTEGGLLEIVRPPRKPDDVPGYQLRAAALVWKAGAGTQAYHDPIRVPRTSDSGLRTNPFFVDFYRIVASGLKGYLAREHTAQVPNYLRQERENAFREARLPILFCSPTMELGIDISDLNVVNLRNVPPTPANYAQRSGRAGRGGQPALVFTYCTTGSSHDQYFFKRPTRMVAGSVTPPRLDLTNEDLVRAHMQAIWLAESDLDLKKSLRDILDLSSGQQQYPFLPSVLEKLNALEPKKQALIRARHVLASIQDDLSQVDWYDDKWLDSVFAYVTRRFDQACDRWRGLYRAALAQAGEQDDIIRDPTRSHDEKQRAKRQRQEAEAQLALLADVDDIQQSDFYCYRYFASEGFLPGYNFPRLPLSAFIPARKAKQRDEYLSRPRFLAISEFGPRAVLYHEGARYVIHKVIMPVSEDEPLLTKAKICPLCGYLHNCPETGGPDLCEQCENPLNLPLGPLFRMQNVATRRRDKINSDEEERMRYGFDLVTTVRFDDQDGTPTFRHGSVAGDKGEVARLIYGHGATLWRINMGWSRRKNKDEHGFVLDMDKGLWSKNKADEDDDDTDPMTSNTQRVIPYVADRRNSLILEPKRELSIEFMATLQSALKRAIEVKYQLESMELAAEPLPSSRDRRTILFYESAEGGAGVLRRLLDGPQDFAEVARLALEICHFDPDTGEDRRLPPGAIEECEAACYDCLLNYANQRDHGLLDRQLIKGFLLDMAQAAVSSSPGPKPRQSHLDDLLKLSGSTLEKDWLMFLEGKGLRLPSHAQFLVPECSTRPDFFYEGQGAAIYIDGHPHSHADVQAKDAKQEACLANAGYLVIRFPGDSSTWTGIISNHQSIFGKIK; this is translated from the coding sequence ATGAATATTTTCGATTTTCGAGAGCGCCTGATTGCTGACTACTCGACCTACATCAAGAGCTTTCTGACGATCCGTGATCCCCGCATTCGGCAAGAGGTGTCCGAACAGATCAACGAAGGACGGCTCTGGCCTGATCCGCTGATTCAGCTCAACCCCTCGTATGCTCCAGGCAAGTCTGTTCCAGACCTCGTGTCGGAAAAGCTTCTGCACCCGGAGGCAGAAAAGATCTTCCGCAAGGGAAAGGACAAGGGAGAAGGCACGCCGGTTCGGCTGTACACTCACCAGGAAGAGGCGGTCCGGACGGCCAGGAGCGGCCATAACTACGTCCTGACTACCGGCACTGGCTCCGGCAAAAGTCTCTCGTATATCCTGCCAATCGTGGATTTTGTTCTTCGCAACGGCTCGGGGAAAGGGACCAAAGCCATAATCATCTACCCGATGAACGCATTGGCAAACAGCCAGCACGGAGAACTCGAGAAGTTTTTGTGCCTGGGGTACCCGGACGGGAAGGCCCCGGTGACCTTCAGGCGCTACACTGGGCAGGAGTCCGAGAAAGACCGGCAAGAGATAATCACCAGCCCACCGGATATCATCCTCACCAACTACGTCATGCTTGAGCTGATGCTCACAAGGCCTCGCGAACGAGAACTCATAAAGGCCGCAGTTGGGCTGAAGTTCTTGGTCCTTGATGAGTTGCACACGTACCGGGGGCGGCAGGGAGCAGACGTCGCCATGCTTGTCCGGCGAGTCCGAGACCGCCTTGCCGGTGCTGGCCTCCAATGTGTCGGCACTTCGGCAACGCTGGGCGGCGCTGGGACTTTTGAGCAGCAGCGAGTCGAGGTGGCTGGTGTCGCCTCCAAACTGTTTGGTGCCGACGTTGCCCCTGAGCATATTATCGGCGAGACCTTGCTTCGGACCACTCCATACCGGGATGAGGCGGACCCCGCATTCGTCAAGGACTTGGCCGAGCGGGCTGCTGATCCTTCCCGGCCTTTTCCGGTCCGCTATGATGAGTTTGTCCGCGATCCCCTGTGCTGCTGGATTGAAAGCACGTTGGGCATCCATAAGGAGGCAGACTCTGGCCGCCTCGTTCGAGCCACGCCCAAAAGCGTTGACGGACAGGATGGGGCTGCCGCGCTTCTCAGCAATCTCACCGGACTTGGGGCCGAGACCTGTTCCATGGCGATCAAGGCGGCGCTACTGGGCGGAACTCAGTGCGATCCGAATCCCGTCACTGGCTTCAAGCCGTTCGCCTTCAGGCTCCACCAGTTCATCTCGAGGGGAGATGCAGTATATGCCTCGCCTGAGGGCATTGCGGATCGCCATATTACCCTGAACGGGCAAAAGTATGTGCCAGGAAACCGAGACCGCGTCTTGTTTCCGGTCGTATTCTGCCGGGAATGTGGCCAGGAGTACTACAGCGTCAGCAGAGTTAAAAATGCAGAAACGCGTGAAACATGCTTCGAAGCACGCGACTACTCCGACCAATTTACGGATGACGAATCCCTGCCAGGATTCCTGTTTATATCCGAGGACAATGCCTGGCCAGTGGATGCTGCTGAGGTCATCGAGCGTGTCCCTGAGGATTGGGTTGAGGAGAAGAATGGCAAGCGGCGGCTTAAGAGTACCGTCAAAGACCGGGTCCCCGAAGCGATCAGAATCGCTGGCTCAGGTGTTGCCAGCAAGGATGGTGTGGATGCCGCATTCGTCCCCGCACCATTCCGCTTCTGCCTGCAATGTGGCGTGGCATACGATGCTCGCCAGCGGGCTGACAGTTCCAAGTTGAGTTCGCTCGCCACTGGTGGCCGTAGCACAGCGACAACGGTCCTTGGGCTATCCACCGTTAAGCTTTTGCGTGCCGAAGAGGGGTTGGACGATGAGGCCAAGAAGCTCCTCAGCTTTACCGATAACAGACAGGATGCTTCGCTTCAGGCCGGTCATTTCAACGACTTTATCGAAGTAAGCCTGCTTCGCTCGGCGCTCTACCGTGCGGCCTTGGATGCCGGGCCAGAGGGAATCTCCCATGACAATTTGACTTCCGGCGTGTTCAGGGCGTTGGCGCTTGATCCGGAAGAGTACTCGACTCTGACCCGAGATGCTTCTGAAATCCAGTTGCTCAACGCTGGCAAGGCGTTGAGGAATGTTCTGGGGTATCGTCTCTACAATGATCTCAAGCGCGGTTGGCGCGTGACGTCTCCGAACCTTGAGCAGTGTGGCCTACTTGAGATTGACTACCCGGCACTGCCGTCCATTTGCGCCAACGCTGCCGCCTGGGGCGGGTGCCATCCTGCGTTGTCTTCGGCGGATGTCGCGACCAAAACCTACATCTGCAAGGTTCTACTGGACTACTTCAGGCGTAATCTGGCTGTGAAGGTGGACTACCTGGACAGCGGCATCCAGGAATCCATCCAGCAGCAGAGTTCTCAGTACTTGATTGAGCCATGGGGGCTTGATGAGGCTGAGCAAAAGAAGATGGAGCATGCCTCAGTCTTATATCCAAGAGGGATTCGACCCAAAGAGTATCAGGGGTACGTTTACCTCTCCCCGCGAGGTGGCTTTGGTCAATTCCTTGGGAGGAGAAAGACATTTCCTGAGTACGCGGAGCGTATTAAGCAGGAGGAATTGCCTGGAATATTTGCAGAGCTGCTCCGCATTTTGACGGAAGGCGGTTTGCTCGAGATTGTCAGGCCACCTCGAAAGCCGGATGACGTCCCTGGCTACCAGCTTCGGGCCGCTGCCCTCGTCTGGAAGGCTGGGGCCGGAACCCAGGCCTACCATGATCCAATCAGGGTACCACGTACCTCGGACTCTGGACTCCGCACAAACCCATTCTTCGTGGATTTCTATCGAATCGTAGCGTCCGGGCTGAAAGGATACCTGGCCAGAGAGCATACGGCTCAAGTGCCAAACTATCTCAGGCAGGAGCGGGAGAATGCTTTCCGCGAGGCTCGGCTCCCCATCTTGTTTTGTTCCCCGACCATGGAGCTTGGCATCGATATTTCTGACTTGAATGTCGTGAACTTGCGGAATGTTCCGCCCACGCCAGCGAACTACGCGCAGCGCAGTGGCCGTGCAGGTAGAGGCGGTCAGCCAGCGCTTGTGTTCACCTACTGCACCACCGGCAGTTCCCACGACCAATATTTCTTCAAGCGCCCGACAAGGATGGTGGCGGGAAGCGTAACTCCGCCCCGGTTGGACTTGACGAATGAAGACCTCGTCCGCGCTCACATGCAGGCGATTTGGCTTGCCGAGTCCGACCTCGACCTCAAGAAGTCGCTCAGGGATATCCTGGACCTCAGCAGTGGGCAGCAGCAGTATCCCTTCCTGCCTTCCGTTTTGGAGAAACTGAACGCCCTTGAACCCAAGAAGCAGGCGCTCATTCGAGCGCGGCATGTTCTTGCGAGCATTCAGGACGACCTGAGCCAGGTGGATTGGTATGATGACAAATGGCTCGACAGTGTCTTCGCCTATGTCACACGGAGATTTGACCAAGCTTGTGATCGTTGGCGCGGACTTTATCGTGCTGCATTGGCTCAGGCTGGCGAGCAAGATGACATCATTCGCGATCCAACACGATCGCACGATGAGAAGCAGAGGGCTAAACGCCAACGGCAAGAGGCGGAAGCACAACTCGCCTTGCTGGCGGACGTTGATGACATTCAGCAGTCGGATTTCTACTGCTATCGCTACTTTGCGAGCGAAGGTTTCCTGCCTGGCTACAATTTCCCCAGGTTGCCTCTTTCAGCCTTCATCCCAGCACGCAAGGCCAAGCAGCGGGACGAGTATCTCTCACGTCCGAGATTCCTTGCCATCTCGGAGTTCGGGCCAAGGGCGGTGCTCTATCACGAAGGTGCCAGGTACGTGATCCACAAGGTCATCATGCCGGTCAGTGAAGACGAGCCACTGCTGACCAAGGCCAAAATCTGTCCTCTTTGCGGATACCTGCACAATTGCCCGGAAACCGGGGGGCCAGACTTGTGCGAACAGTGCGAGAATCCCTTGAACCTTCCCCTTGGCCCGCTCTTCCGTATGCAGAACGTTGCCACCCGGAGGCGAGACAAGATCAACTCCGATGAAGAAGAGCGGATGCGCTACGGGTTCGACTTGGTCACCACTGTCCGGTTTGACGACCAGGATGGCACCCCGACCTTCAGGCATGGAAGCGTAGCCGGTGACAAGGGTGAGGTTGCTAGGCTGATCTATGGCCACGGTGCAACGCTGTGGCGGATCAATATGGGCTGGAGCAGGCGCAAGAACAAGGACGAACATGGCTTTGTTCTGGACATGGACAAGGGCCTTTGGTCCAAGAATAAAGCAGACGAAGATGACGATGATACCGATCCGATGACCAGCAACACCCAGCGGGTCATTCCGTACGTGGCGGACAGGCGTAACAGCTTGATCCTTGAGCCAAAGCGAGAGCTGAGCATTGAGTTCATGGCTACTCTCCAGTCTGCGCTAAAAAGAGCCATCGAGGTCAAGTACCAGCTTGAAAGCATGGAACTCGCCGCCGAGCCGCTGCCCAGCAGCCGTGATAGGCGGACCATCCTGTTCTATGAATCCGCTGAAGGGGGGGCTGGTGTGCTTCGCAGGCTCCTTGACGGGCCTCAGGATTTTGCTGAGGTCGCCCGGCTGGCGCTTGAAATTTGCCATTTTGACCCGGATACGGGCGAAGATAGGCGGCTGCCTCCTGGCGCCATAGAGGAGTGCGAGGCGGCCTGCTACGATTGCTTGCTGAATTACGCCAACCAGCGAGACCACGGGCTGCTTGACCGGCAGTTGATCAAAGGATTCCTCCTGGACATGGCCCAGGCTGCTGTTTCCTCGTCTCCTGGGCCGAAGCCCAGGCAGTCTCACCTGGATGACCTCCTTAAGTTGTCAGGCTCCACCCTCGAAAAGGATTGGCTCATGTTCCTGGAGGGAAAAGGCCTTAGGCTGCCCAGCCATGCGCAATTTCTTGTCCCGGAGTGCAGCACGCGGCCAGACTTTTTCTATGAAGGGCAGGGGGCTGCGATCTACATTGATGGCCATCCGCATAGCCATGCCGACGTTCAGGCCAAGGACGCCAAGCAAGAGGCCTGTCTTGCCAACGCCGGATACCTTGTCATTCGGTTCCCTGGCGACTCGTCCACGTGGACAGGCATCATCTCCAACCACCAATCCATCTTTGGGAAGATCAAATGA